TTAATGGCAGCTTTGGCATTTCCGAAGCTGACAAGTTTGTAGCCAAGACCGAAAAACTATAAAGTTGATAAGCGATCATCCTTACATGTTTAGGTCATCTGATGTTTCTGACGATGTTCGCGTAGCATTTATAACAAAACAAACTTCGAGGTTTTACTATGTTACCAAAACTAAAATTGATATTTTATTTTTTTGGGATAACAGGCAGAAGCCATTTTATCAACTATAGATGATCGTATTTCCAAACGCAAAGATAAATATAGGCCTTAACATTATAGCCCGCCGACCGGATGGTTACCACGACCTGGAAACTGTTTTTTACCCGGTGAAGATAAACGATGTGCTGGAGGTGATAGAAGCCGACAAGCTAAGCTTCGACTACTCGGGCCTCGACATCCCCGGCGACTTTGACGATAACCTTTGCATTAAGGGCTACCACTTGCTAAAACACGATCATCCAAAACTGCCGCCGGTAAAAATACACCTGCACAAAAATATACCCATAGGGGCGGGGCTTGGCGGTGGGTCGGCAGATGCTGCATTTTTCATCAAACTGATGAACGACAAGTTTGGCCTGGGGCTATCTGCCGACCGCATGATGGACTATGCCCGCCGGCTTGGTGCCGACTGCGCCTTCTTTATTGAGAACCAACCGGTGTTTGCTTTTGACAGGGGAGATGAGTTTGAAAAAGTGAACCTGGACCTATCGGCTTATAAAATTGTGTTAGTGATGCCGGATGCCCATATATCTACCGCAGAGGCTTACAGGGGTGTAAAACCGTCGCCAACTGCCGAATCGTTATACGACCTTGTAAAAATGCCCTTAACGGCATGGAAAAGGCACATTAAGAATGATTTTGAAGGTCATATCTTCCGCGATCATCCTGTTATACGTGGCGTAAAAGCTACCTTGTATGAGCAAGGTGCATTATACGCCAGTATGAGCGGTTCTGGCGCATCGGTTTTTGGCATTTTTGAAAACACGCCAAACCTTGAAAAGATGGAAAGTGAAAATCAAATTTTTTATGCCGTTTAGTTTTTCTGTGAGGTAGTACCACCCCACGAAAAAAAGAGAAAATTTTATAGGGAGACCTGCAAAAAAAGAGAAAAAATTATAGCAGGACCTGTAAAAAAAACGAAGGCTTTTGCGGTGTTTTTATTAACTTATATAATCGCGGTCTTCGTCACTTAGTGTTTTGGGATCATCTTTCCCGTGGATGCTGTCGTGATAATCTTCAATATCGTATTTCTTGTTTTTGGGTCGCCCAACCAATACACCCACAATAAAAGCTATCACCGCAACCGAGGCAAGTATCGCTACTTTTGAAATATAGAAATCGCCGAACAGGATGGTGAATTTTACCGCGTCGGTATTCTGCATGATAACGATGGTTAGCAGCACTACAATTACCAGGACAAAAATATTTTTGATGCTCATAAAATCTCTTGGGTTATGGTTTATACAAGATGCGGTTTTTAAATGTTTTTTTAAAATGCTTTTTTGCAGCTGCGAAAATTGGTGTATCGAAACAAAGCCGGGTTTGGCAACGTGTTGTGCTTTTTGTAAAATGAACAGCGGGCGAGAGGATAGGTTTTAAAGTTCTTGCCTTAATTCAAAAAATCTCCGGCTGATGTAGTCATCCGAAAAGTACGGTCGGCAAAAATCCTTTGTTAAATCTCACGTTATTACTGCTTCAATTCTTTCACATATTTACTGTCAAAATTAAAATTTGTATACATTCGGTAGTACTTCACCGATTTTTTTAAAATCTTTAAAATAGCTTTCAATACACTATCATAAGCTTGCAGGCTTAAAATCCAATTGTAAATTTTTAAGTTATATAACACCTTATTTAACGGTGATTAATAAGTATTTGAATTGCTTTAATAACGAAGTTGTCAACAAGTTATAATTTGTACTAATATTATTAGTATATGTTTTTTGTAAAATCGTTTTTTTATTTAAATATTTACTTTTTATAGTTATTCTAAATAATTGATTATCAATATTTTATATACTGTTAAATATTTCTGTATTATGGCAAGTTTTCTGTAAATTAAGTGTGTGTGTCTTCCATTTTTTGCGTTTGTATACAGAATGCTACAAATAAGCGTTTGATACACTAATTAAAACTTGTATTTTGACCCTGCTTCTCTCAAATATATTTGACGGCCATTTACTGCTTCGCGAAAAGATAAGGGCCTATAGAGCTTTAAAATGGCCCAATTAAAAAGGCAAAACTTTGCCCCTACCCTACAAGGGAAGTGAGACAAGTAATGAAAATTTAGCGAACTATTGGCGCGATCTGCGCTTAGCAACCTGTTTTTGGGCAAACGGAAAAAGGAAGATAGTAGACAGGATAATAACAGAACCTACCCAAAAGCCAATGCTCATTTTGTTCATGTCGCCAAAAAAAACAAAGGCCATTATGATACCGTATACAGGCTCCAGGTTGGTAATAAGCGCCACCCGAAAGGCCGATAGCTCCCTCATTACCGATACCCCGGCAACATAAGCCAGCGATGTACAAACAGTACCCAGTATAAAAAGATAGCCCAGGTCGGCGGGTTTAGGTATACTAAAATTGGTAAAGCCACCGGTAACCAACAGGTAAATGCTTATCCACAAAAACGCCCCAGAAAGTTCGTAAAAGGCAATCACAGGCGCTTCGTGGTGCTTTACCTGGCGGCCGTTTATTATGGCAAAAAGGCTGGCCAGTATTGCGCTAACCAGGCCTGCAATAATACCCTTAGTGTACTGAGTTTCGAACTTGAATATTAATACGATACCTGATATTATAAAAATGCCTGCAATTATCTCCATCTTGGATATGGCCTTTTTATTGATAATCGGCTCAAAAATAGCGGTAAAAAGAGTGATTGAAGACAAGCAAACCAGCGTTACCGGAACGGTTGAAAGCTTAATTGAAGCAAAAAAAAGTACCCAATGCCCGCCTACTAATGCGCCTGTAAAAATCAATTTCAGAAAGGTATTGCGGCTAACTTTAAAGGCTGTTTTGTTAAATTTAAAGTATAAAAATAGCGATATACTGGCAATTAAAACACGGTACCAAACTAAATTTACTGCCGAAATTGATATCAATTGACCTAGAATTCCTGTAAAACCCCATACAAATACTGTAAAATGTAGTATCATCAGGTTCTTATTAACTGATAAATTTTGGCTTTTTTCAGTCATTATTTTGGTGCTTTTGCTATTAAAAACCAGCCCAGTAACCCAAACACCACATTAGGAATAAACACCGCTATTAATGGCGGAAAGCCACCTTTAATGGCAAATACAAATGCAAAACGGTTTACCACAATATAGGTAAAACATAAAAAAATACCTATTCCTAGGGGCAAACCTACGCCACCGCGTACCTTGCGGGAGGCTATTGCCACGCCTATAAAAGCCAGTACATAGGATGATAATGGATCAACGAAGCGGCGGTATTTTTCAAATAACATATCGGTTAAAGCGCCGGTGCCGCGTATCCTTTCCTTATCAATTCCAGTGTTCAGATCGGCCATAGACATGGCCCCATATATGTTACTTGTTACGTTATCATGTACTTCAAAATCTACCGGGCGCATGTCTAAAACAGTATCAATAGGCGGGCCGTCGCGTTTATAAAACTCTTTAAAACCGTTAACATACCGTACTGCAGGACTGATAATTTTCCATCTTGTTTTAACAGAATCGAACACGATACTTGGCGCGGTGAGCTTCATTTTAAGTTCGTCGCCATCAAATTTTTCAAGAATAAAGTTATAACCAGTGCGTACCTGCGGGTCAAAAGACTGCATAAAAACGAAGGTGTTTTTATCTAATTGTATGTGTACTTCACTCTTGGTGGGGTCATCGCCAATAAAAAAATTAGCACTTTCAAAGGTCACCTTTATCTTATTT
This portion of the Inquilinus sp. KBS0705 genome encodes:
- a CDS encoding YjgP/YjgQ family permease yields the protein MKVIDWYIIKKYLGTFVFTLMLFIVISVVFDISEHLDNFLNHHNSLNEIIFDYYLGFIPFYMNLLSPLINFLAVIYFTAKMANQTEIVPILTSKASFNRYLRPYFISASIIFVISFIANVFIIPYTNKIKVTFESANFFIGDDPTKSEVHIQLDKNTFVFMQSFDPQVRTGYNFILEKFDGDELKMKLTAPSIVFDSVKTRWKIISPAVRYVNGFKEFYKRDGPPIDTVLDMRPVDFEVHDNVTSNIYGAMSMADLNTGIDKERIRGTGALTDMLFEKYRRFVDPLSSYVLAFIGVAIASRKVRGGVGLPLGIGIFLCFTYIVVNRFAFVFAIKGGFPPLIAVFIPNVVFGLLGWFLIAKAPK
- a CDS encoding EamA family transporter — its product is MTEKSQNLSVNKNLMILHFTVFVWGFTGILGQLISISAVNLVWYRVLIASISLFLYFKFNKTAFKVSRNTFLKLIFTGALVGGHWVLFFASIKLSTVPVTLVCLSSITLFTAIFEPIINKKAISKMEIIAGIFIISGIVLIFKFETQYTKGIIAGLVSAILASLFAIINGRQVKHHEAPVIAFYELSGAFLWISIYLLVTGGFTNFSIPKPADLGYLFILGTVCTSLAYVAGVSVMRELSAFRVALITNLEPVYGIIMAFVFFGDMNKMSIGFWVGSVIILSTIFLFPFAQKQVAKRRSRQ
- a CDS encoding 4-(cytidine 5'-diphospho)-2-C-methyl-D-erythritol kinase, which encodes MIVFPNAKINIGLNIIARRPDGYHDLETVFYPVKINDVLEVIEADKLSFDYSGLDIPGDFDDNLCIKGYHLLKHDHPKLPPVKIHLHKNIPIGAGLGGGSADAAFFIKLMNDKFGLGLSADRMMDYARRLGADCAFFIENQPVFAFDRGDEFEKVNLDLSAYKIVLVMPDAHISTAEAYRGVKPSPTAESLYDLVKMPLTAWKRHIKNDFEGHIFRDHPVIRGVKATLYEQGALYASMSGSGASVFGIFENTPNLEKMESENQIFYAV